The window CGAGAAGATCCAAATGTCGTGCTAATTGGTGAAATGCGAGATTTAGAAACTATTGAAGCTGGCCTAACAATTGCAGAAACTGGGCATTTGGTTTTAACTACCTTGCATACCAATAAAGCGGCTGAAACGGCGGATCGCATTATCGATGTTTTTCCGCCTCACCAGCAGCAACAAGTCCGTTCACAATTAGCCAATGTTTTATTGGGGGTTGTTTCACAAAGATTAATTCCGAAAATTGGTGGGGGACGAGTTCCAGCAGTTGAAGTGATGCTCGCAAATTCCGCGGTTCGAAACGTCATTCGTGAAGGTAAAACATACCAATTGCCAAATATTATTTCAACTTCTGTTTCTGAAGGGATGATTAATTTAGACAAAGTTTTGGCAGATTTAGTTTCCAAAGGGGAAATTACGGTTGATGATGCATTAACATGGTCTTTAGATCCCAAATCATTGAAAATGTCTATATATTAAAGGAGGGGAATGCCCGACAATTTTGAATTTGAAGCTCGTAATCCTCAGGGTCAAGTCGTGACCGGGATGATTTCTGCTGATGATTTGGCCAGAGCTGAAAAAATTCTCACCCATAATAAATTAACCGTGACCAATATTCATAAAAAACAAGAGCTGTTAGGATTTTTAGAAACTATCACAAATCGGATCTCACTTCGCGACAAACTCTTATTTTGTAAACAGTTGGCAACCATGATTGAGGCTGGATTCCCAATTTTACAAGCCTTAGAGGTGATTGAGACACAAACTACTAATCGTAGTCTAAAAGATCGAGTTTCACAGATTTCTGCCGACCTTCAGCAGGGCCATAGTTTTTCTTCAACGATTGAAAAACAAGGTGATATTTTTTCACCCGTTTTTATTAATGCGGTTAAGGCTGGTGAAGCTTCGGGAAAACTGCCTTATGTTTTAAGAAAATTAGCTGATAATATGGAGCAAGATTATACTTTTATGTCAAAAATAAAAAGTGCGGTTGCATACCCAATTTTCTTATTAGTTGCGATGGTTGGTATTGGGATAATAATGTTAGTGAAGGTAATTCCACAATTAGAACAAATTTTTAAAGAATCAGATGTCGAATTGCCTTGGCCAACGAAGTTTTTTATTTGGGTTTCAAATGTATTTCAACATTATTGGTGGATTATTTTGGTATTATTATTTTTGGCGTATTTAGCAATTCGGGCTTGGCGAAAAACTGAATCTGGAAAATTCACCATTGATGTAATGATGATTAAAGCTCCAATTTTGGGTCCGGTAATGAATTTAATTTATATGTCGAGATTTTGCCGCACCTTCGCAATTTTAATGTCAACTGGGATTCCCCTATTGGAATCGATAAAAATTGTCTCTGAAGCAATTTCGAACGCGGTTTTTAAACAAGCCTTAGATGAGGTTTATGCACAGGTTGAAAAAGGAATTCCCGCTTCGACGCCCCTTGCTAAAAATAAAATTTTTCCACCGATGATTCCTAATATGATGAGTGTGGGCGAAAAAACCGGCAAATTAGATGAAATCTTAGAATCTTTGGCTAATTATTATGAATTAGAAGTTGATAATCAGATGAAAAAGTTATCCTCATTGCTGGAGCCAGTTTTAATTGTTATTATTGGAATAGGTGTGGCAGTAATGGTATTTTCTATTATTATGCCAATTTATAATTTGGCGCAAGTCATTTAAATTATTAGTAAATTGATTTTATTATCCTGATGTAAATAAATTAACATCGGGAGGAGGCGAATGATTCGCAAACCTAAAAAAGGTTTTACGTTGGTGGAGCTATTGGTAACAATTGGAATAATTGGAATATTAGCAGTAATTGCGTTTGTAAGCTTGAATGGTGCTCGTCAAAGAGCTCGCGATTCGAAAAGAATTGATGATTTAAAACAAGTTCAAACCGCTCTGGAAATGTATTATGATGATAAAAAAGTGTATCCTGATACTTTGGCTGGAACCGCTCCTTCGTGCGTGATAGAACCTTCCTATACAGCTGAGGGATGGAATTGGTGTTTAAGTTCTCGAGATAATCCTTGGGTACCCTTGATAAGTCCAGCTTATATCCCAACTTTGCCTTTGGATCCTCAACATCGGGCAAAATTTTATATCTATGGCGGTTTTACCAATAATTATAAATTATTAATTCCATATATGGAGAGTGGG is drawn from Patescibacteria group bacterium and contains these coding sequences:
- a CDS encoding type II secretion system protein, coding for MIRKPKKGFTLVELLVTIGIIGILAVIAFVSLNGARQRARDSKRIDDLKQVQTALEMYYDDKKVYPDTLAGTAPSCVIEPSYTAEGWNWCLSSRDNPWVPLISPAYIPTLPLDPQHRAKFYIYGGFTNNYKLLIPYMESGTGKSLASKDGGCRANQYEIYSPTAAKWCYGPTCSNPITKCDTP
- a CDS encoding type II secretion system F family protein, whose translation is MPDNFEFEARNPQGQVVTGMISADDLARAEKILTHNKLTVTNIHKKQELLGFLETITNRISLRDKLLFCKQLATMIEAGFPILQALEVIETQTTNRSLKDRVSQISADLQQGHSFSSTIEKQGDIFSPVFINAVKAGEASGKLPYVLRKLADNMEQDYTFMSKIKSAVAYPIFLLVAMVGIGIIMLVKVIPQLEQIFKESDVELPWPTKFFIWVSNVFQHYWWIILVLLFLAYLAIRAWRKTESGKFTIDVMMIKAPILGPVMNLIYMSRFCRTFAILMSTGIPLLESIKIVSEAISNAVFKQALDEVYAQVEKGIPASTPLAKNKIFPPMIPNMMSVGEKTGKLDEILESLANYYELEVDNQMKKLSSLLEPVLIVIIGIGVAVMVFSIIMPIYNLAQVI